From the genome of Hymenobacter cellulosilyticus, one region includes:
- a CDS encoding ABC transporter permease yields the protein MLLSYLKIAWKVLLRRKFFTFISLFGISFTLMVLLVVVAMFDHTVGAHAPESRLDRMLFANFLHIKYKNGGNQNSPPSYYLLDKYVRPLRTPEKVAIYSNFHATPSYVGNSRIDLDLKYTDEGFWQVLDFTFHDGKPYTQSEVKSAAHVAVINRTTARKYFGTDQGVVGRSIEINQSNFRVIGVVEDVPAMRLASYADVWVPLTNSPSDLKRVSLDGDFSAIVLAKSTGDIAAVQAEFDQVVKRIPLTDPKEMDHLDLHADPLLASYSRQIMSPLTNYESNGLGILYSILSGIALLFMLLPALNLVNINVSRIMERSSEIGVRKAFGATGGTLIGQFLVENIFLTTIGGLLGLLLAYVALQLIDGAQILAYAHFELNWRIFSWALLVTLFFGVLSGVYPAFKMSRLQPVQALKGK from the coding sequence ATGCTGCTTAGCTACCTCAAAATTGCCTGGAAGGTGCTGTTGCGCCGCAAGTTCTTCACCTTCATCAGCCTGTTCGGCATCAGCTTCACGCTGATGGTGCTGCTGGTCGTAGTGGCCATGTTCGACCACACCGTGGGGGCCCACGCCCCGGAGTCGCGCCTGGACCGGATGCTGTTTGCCAATTTCCTGCACATTAAGTATAAGAACGGCGGCAACCAGAACTCCCCACCCAGCTACTACCTGCTCGATAAGTACGTGCGCCCGCTGCGGACGCCGGAGAAAGTGGCCATCTACTCCAACTTCCACGCCACGCCCAGCTACGTGGGCAACAGCCGCATCGACCTGGATTTGAAGTACACCGACGAAGGCTTTTGGCAGGTACTGGATTTCACCTTCCACGATGGCAAGCCCTACACCCAGTCGGAGGTAAAGTCGGCTGCCCACGTGGCCGTCATCAACCGCACCACGGCCCGCAAGTACTTCGGCACCGACCAGGGCGTGGTGGGCCGCTCAATTGAAATCAACCAGTCCAACTTCCGCGTCATCGGGGTGGTGGAAGACGTGCCGGCCATGCGCCTGGCTTCCTACGCCGACGTGTGGGTGCCGCTGACCAACAGCCCCAGTGACCTGAAGCGCGTGAGCCTCGACGGCGACTTTTCGGCCATCGTGCTGGCCAAGTCCACCGGGGATATTGCCGCCGTGCAGGCCGAGTTCGATCAGGTGGTCAAGCGCATTCCGCTTACCGACCCCAAGGAAATGGACCACCTGGATTTGCACGCCGACCCGCTGCTGGCTTCTTATTCCCGCCAGATCATGAGCCCGCTGACCAACTACGAGTCCAACGGCCTGGGCATTCTGTACTCCATTCTGTCGGGCATTGCTCTGCTCTTTATGCTGCTGCCGGCCCTGAATCTGGTCAACATCAACGTGAGCCGCATTATGGAACGCTCCTCCGAAATCGGAGTGCGCAAGGCCTTTGGGGCCACCGGTGGTACGCTCATCGGGCAGTTCCTGGTCGAAAACATCTTCCTGACTACCATCGGGGGCCTGCTGGGGCTGCTGCTGGCGTACGTAGCCCTGCAGCTTATCGACGGAGCTCAGATTCTGGCCTACGCCCACTTCGAGCTGAACTGGCGCATCTTCAGCTGGGCTCTGCTCGTGACGTTGTTCTTCGGCGTGCTCTCGGGTGTGTATCCGGCCTTCAAGATGTCGCGCCTGCAGCCGGTACAGGCCCTGAAAGGAAAGTAA
- a CDS encoding kelch repeat-containing protein: protein MRLLLPAVAVATLAGSLSASAQAPQRVTLPANTIGSGSGAAARSSALSAWTSLAKMPQEQYNGGSAYLDGKVYVFGGSLQTRTGREYTDKLQVYDIATNTWSTKASMLRPLASNGGVAKDGLIYNIGGVYLGYNSPIPSSSMTYNPATDTWAASTLPNYPRATSGNQSIILGEWLGPDGKIYVYEDRAGISVFDPATNAWLNDVIIPPNSGGPLNGYYSDRSMAAIAFDANGLLHAFGGGKEDMAYYYRDAVTTHSVYNPATRVWTSAAPLPKAKLYASVVLGPDGNMYVLGGGASSTNFVPDVQIYNPTTNTWTVGPSLPAGNGYTFVQGNDIYVVTSTATYKATITISGITWTGAVSSSWTDAGNWSGGTVPTATDDVTIPAGLSRYPSISTSTPTAKQVTLASGAQLSIAEGGTLSLMGNFVNNGAFSATGSGTLAFSGSTVQVLGGTAPTTLQNLTVGPAGASLAGPVTVQRLLTLTGNLATNAQPFVLASSSAGTAMVVNSGGVVTGATTVQRYIDAASNAGFGYRHYSPAVLGATLANLNIGTTPQATTAPGPLQINASYNFAAEPSLVTPFPTVLAYDQSRVGAVAGSDGFNQGWVSPSAASQSLVAGRGLTINEPAGNFFEVTGSTLTSASVGVSGLTRSSQAEAGWHLLGNPYPSPIDWNRVSRTNIDAAAYVYRSLSRYEGGYTAYVNGVGTNIIPQGQAFFVRVSSVGAFGSVAFSDASRETTYSAPGYARPAGTETRPLVQLTLQRQGATGTASQDEFYVYEQAGATAGFDAAYDAVKVQLNGGQQPSLYQVVGSEGLAIQGLPTGSAPRSLSLGVHAAVAGTYSFSAAQILNLSATEPVWLEDKLSGTWHNLREGAYSVALSQGLSTTRFVLHLHQAAILANAKARTWQGELQLYPNPASAAAPLTLVANGVSGSWVELVLLNNIGQAVWQQQLPVGGQELRTTVPVAGLTPGVYTVQVRSQAGVLTHKLVIQ, encoded by the coding sequence ATGCGTCTATTATTACCCGCCGTGGCCGTGGCCACGCTGGCCGGCAGCCTGAGTGCGTCGGCCCAAGCTCCGCAGCGCGTCACGCTGCCGGCCAACACCATCGGTTCAGGCTCGGGCGCGGCCGCCCGCAGTTCGGCGCTCAGCGCTTGGACGTCTCTGGCTAAAATGCCGCAAGAACAGTACAACGGTGGCAGTGCCTATCTAGATGGCAAAGTGTATGTGTTTGGTGGGTCCCTTCAAACCAGGACGGGAAGAGAGTACACCGATAAACTCCAGGTCTACGACATTGCTACCAATACCTGGAGCACCAAAGCCTCTATGCTACGGCCACTGGCCTCCAACGGCGGGGTAGCTAAGGATGGCCTGATTTACAACATCGGAGGCGTCTATCTGGGCTATAATAGTCCTATTCCGAGCTCTTCGATGACGTATAATCCAGCCACTGACACCTGGGCTGCTAGTACGCTACCTAACTATCCCAGGGCGACTTCCGGAAACCAGAGTATTATTTTGGGTGAATGGCTAGGGCCGGATGGTAAAATCTACGTCTACGAAGACCGGGCTGGTATCAGCGTCTTTGATCCGGCCACGAATGCGTGGCTTAATGACGTTATAATCCCACCAAACAGTGGTGGGCCTCTAAACGGATATTATTCGGATAGGAGCATGGCTGCCATTGCCTTTGATGCCAATGGGCTGTTGCATGCTTTTGGCGGCGGGAAGGAAGATATGGCCTATTACTATCGGGATGCGGTTACGACTCACTCCGTATATAACCCCGCCACGCGGGTGTGGACCAGCGCCGCACCCCTTCCCAAAGCTAAGCTGTATGCCTCCGTGGTGCTAGGCCCGGACGGCAATATGTACGTGCTAGGCGGTGGAGCTAGCTCGACAAATTTCGTCCCCGATGTGCAGATCTATAACCCGACTACCAATACCTGGACCGTCGGGCCTTCCCTGCCGGCCGGCAATGGGTATACCTTTGTACAAGGCAACGACATATATGTTGTGACTTCAACTGCCACGTACAAGGCTACCATTACCATTTCAGGCATTACGTGGACCGGCGCGGTGTCTTCTTCGTGGACCGATGCCGGCAACTGGTCGGGGGGCACGGTGCCCACGGCTACCGATGACGTGACCATTCCGGCGGGCCTGAGCCGCTACCCCAGCATCAGCACCAGCACGCCCACGGCCAAGCAGGTTACCCTGGCCAGCGGGGCCCAGCTGAGCATTGCCGAGGGCGGTACCCTGAGCCTGATGGGAAACTTTGTCAACAATGGCGCTTTCTCGGCTACGGGCTCAGGTACCCTGGCTTTCAGCGGCAGCACCGTCCAGGTTTTAGGCGGCACGGCTCCCACCACCCTGCAAAACCTGACCGTGGGCCCGGCCGGGGCCAGCCTGGCCGGCCCCGTGACAGTGCAGCGTCTGCTCACGCTGACCGGCAACCTGGCTACCAATGCGCAGCCCTTCGTGCTGGCTTCCTCCAGCGCCGGAACGGCTATGGTCGTCAACAGTGGCGGCGTCGTGACCGGTGCTACCACGGTGCAGCGCTATATTGACGCGGCTAGCAATGCTGGCTTTGGCTACCGGCACTATTCGCCCGCCGTACTTGGCGCTACACTGGCGAATCTGAACATAGGCACCACCCCACAGGCTACCACGGCGCCTGGTCCGCTGCAAATCAACGCCAGTTACAACTTCGCAGCTGAGCCCAGCCTAGTTACCCCTTTCCCCACAGTGCTGGCCTACGACCAGAGCCGGGTGGGCGCGGTGGCAGGCTCAGATGGCTTCAATCAGGGATGGGTGTCGCCTTCAGCCGCTAGCCAGAGCCTGGTGGCCGGCCGGGGTCTGACTATTAATGAGCCGGCCGGTAACTTTTTTGAAGTCACGGGTTCCACGCTGACCAGCGCTTCCGTGGGCGTAAGCGGCCTGACACGCAGTTCCCAGGCCGAGGCAGGCTGGCATCTGCTAGGCAATCCTTACCCCTCCCCAATCGACTGGAACCGGGTGAGCCGGACCAACATAGACGCGGCTGCCTACGTGTATCGCTCGCTCAGCCGCTACGAGGGCGGCTACACGGCTTATGTCAATGGAGTAGGCACCAATATCATTCCCCAGGGGCAGGCGTTCTTTGTGCGCGTAAGCTCAGTTGGGGCTTTCGGCAGCGTGGCTTTCTCGGATGCCTCCCGCGAAACCACGTATTCGGCCCCCGGCTACGCCCGCCCGGCCGGTACCGAAACCCGGCCGTTGGTCCAGCTTACGCTGCAGCGCCAAGGTGCCACAGGAACCGCCAGTCAGGACGAGTTCTACGTTTATGAGCAGGCCGGCGCCACGGCGGGCTTCGATGCGGCCTATGACGCGGTGAAAGTGCAGCTCAACGGCGGTCAACAGCCCAGCCTCTATCAGGTGGTGGGCAGCGAGGGACTGGCTATTCAGGGCCTGCCCACGGGCAGCGCGCCCCGCAGCTTATCGTTGGGTGTGCACGCCGCCGTAGCCGGCACGTACAGCTTCTCGGCTGCCCAGATACTGAACCTGTCGGCTACCGAGCCAGTCTGGTTAGAAGACAAGCTGAGCGGGACGTGGCACAATCTGCGTGAGGGTGCCTACTCGGTAGCCCTAAGCCAAGGACTGAGCACCACGCGCTTTGTGCTGCACCTGCACCAGGCCGCTATTCTGGCCAATGCCAAGGCCCGCACCTGGCAGGGCGAGTTGCAACTGTACCCCAATCCCGCCAGCGCCGCAGCACCTTTGACCCTGGTAGCCAACGGCGTGAGCGGCAGCTGGGTAGAGCTAGTGCTGCTCAACAACATCGGCCAGGCTGTGTGGCAGCAGCAGCTTCCCGTGGGAGGCCAGGAGTTGCGCACTACCGTGCCGGTAGCGGGCTTAACCCCGGGCGTATACACCGTGCAGGTGCGCAGCCAGGCTGGGGTGCTTACCCACAAACTGGTAATACAGTAA
- a CDS encoding ABC transporter ATP-binding protein — protein sequence MLKLTDIEKVYQTKTIETVALNRVNLTINKGEFVSIMGPSGCGKSTLLSIMGLLDEPSSGQVEIAGRPVTSYSDKELAHLRNQKLGFVFQSYHLINDLSVLDNVELPLLYRSSVSGKERRQRAHAALDKVGLSARTNHFPSQLSGGQRQRVAIARALAGNPELILADEPTGNLDSVMGEEIMDLLLGLNRHDGVTIVMVTHDEQQALKTERVIRFFDGSQVS from the coding sequence ATGCTCAAGCTCACCGACATCGAGAAGGTGTACCAGACCAAAACCATCGAAACGGTGGCCCTGAACCGGGTAAACCTGACCATCAACAAGGGCGAGTTTGTGTCGATTATGGGGCCTTCGGGCTGCGGCAAATCCACGCTGCTCAGCATTATGGGCCTGCTCGATGAGCCTTCCTCGGGCCAGGTAGAAATTGCAGGCCGGCCGGTTACGTCTTATTCCGACAAGGAGCTGGCCCACCTGCGCAACCAGAAACTCGGCTTCGTCTTCCAGAGCTACCACCTGATCAACGACCTCTCGGTGCTCGACAACGTGGAGCTGCCTTTGCTTTACCGCAGCAGCGTGAGCGGCAAGGAGCGCCGGCAGCGGGCCCACGCCGCCCTCGACAAAGTAGGCCTCAGTGCCCGCACCAACCACTTTCCCAGCCAGCTTTCGGGCGGGCAGCGCCAGCGCGTGGCCATTGCTAGGGCCCTGGCCGGCAACCCCGAGCTGATTCTGGCCGACGAACCCACCGGCAACCTCGACTCGGTGATGGGCGAGGAAATTATGGATCTGCTGCTGGGCCTCAACCGCCACGACGGCGTGACCATCGTGATGGTAACCCACGACGAGCAGCAGGCTCTCAAGACCGAGCGGGTCATCCGCTTCTTCGACGGCAGCCAAGTCAGCTAA
- a CDS encoding efflux RND transporter periplasmic adaptor subunit, protein MDRAISPATHTRRRRRQWLIGTAALLLVVAGLLAFRSVLQPSIRRDQILTTKVEIGDVEASLTAAGVIIPGREAVITSPIQSTIRRVALQVGEKVQPGQTILELDKELTTTALAKLQDEQQQNRNKDGQLQLTLEKALNDLESQEKVQQVKVRSLQSTLRDEQYLLKIGGGTAESVRQAELNLKVAQLELQRLGEQIRNQRAANAADKRELGFTMQIQDRSITELAGKLAQANISSQQPGVLTWVNEDIGTTVNQGDALARVADLSRFRVRASISDTYADALHLGDAVVVRVNDTDLRGTVTTVSPAVDKGVVTFYAKLTDDHHPALRANLRADVFVVTKAQHKVVRVKNGPFYQGGKEQAVFVLRDGKAEQRTVRFGDSNFDYVQIISGLQPGDEIVLSELKEYKDTPSLTIKD, encoded by the coding sequence ATGGACAGAGCAATATCTCCCGCCACGCATACCCGCCGCCGCCGTCGGCAGTGGCTTATCGGCACCGCCGCGCTGCTACTGGTGGTAGCGGGCCTGCTGGCTTTTCGCTCGGTGCTGCAGCCCAGCATCCGGCGCGACCAAATCCTGACTACGAAAGTGGAAATCGGGGATGTGGAGGCTTCCCTCACAGCTGCCGGAGTGATTATCCCGGGCCGCGAGGCAGTTATTACCAGCCCCATTCAAAGTACCATCCGGCGCGTGGCCCTGCAGGTAGGGGAGAAGGTGCAGCCGGGCCAGACCATCCTGGAGCTCGACAAGGAGCTCACGACTACGGCCCTGGCCAAGCTGCAGGATGAGCAGCAGCAGAACCGCAACAAGGACGGCCAGCTGCAGCTCACCCTGGAAAAAGCCCTGAACGACCTGGAGTCCCAGGAAAAGGTACAGCAGGTGAAAGTCCGCAGCCTGCAGTCGACGCTACGCGACGAGCAGTACCTGCTCAAAATCGGGGGTGGTACGGCCGAGAGTGTGCGGCAGGCCGAACTGAACCTGAAAGTGGCCCAGCTGGAATTGCAGCGCCTCGGGGAGCAGATTCGCAACCAGCGCGCCGCCAACGCCGCCGATAAGCGTGAGCTGGGCTTTACCATGCAGATTCAGGACCGTAGCATCACGGAGCTGGCCGGTAAGCTGGCCCAGGCCAACATCAGCAGCCAGCAGCCCGGCGTGCTTACCTGGGTGAATGAGGACATTGGCACCACCGTCAACCAGGGCGATGCCCTGGCCCGGGTAGCCGATTTGAGCCGTTTCCGGGTACGGGCCTCCATTTCCGACACCTACGCCGATGCCCTGCACCTGGGCGACGCGGTGGTGGTGCGCGTAAACGACACCGATTTGCGCGGCACCGTCACCACCGTCAGCCCGGCCGTGGACAAGGGTGTGGTAACCTTCTACGCCAAGCTCACCGACGACCACCACCCCGCCTTGCGGGCCAACCTGCGCGCCGACGTATTTGTGGTAACCAAGGCCCAGCACAAGGTGGTGCGGGTCAAAAACGGACCGTTCTACCAGGGCGGCAAAGAGCAGGCGGTATTCGTGCTGCGCGACGGGAAAGCGGAGCAGCGCACCGTCCGCTTTGGCGACAGTAACTTCGACTACGTGCAGATAATCAGTGGATTGCAGCCCGGCGACGAAATCGTGCTCAGTGAGCTAAAGGAGTACAAGGATACGCCTTCCCTGACCATCAAAGACTAA
- a CDS encoding DUF4240 domain-containing protein, with amino-acid sequence MTNSEFWQLLDASKAAAAGSQTIQADFLSEQLAALEPEQIIEFERRLRENLREADDYSIMAALKILDGYVMDDSYLYFRCWLIGQGQAVFQNALRDADSLAQVVQEAYQEFENLLYVATEAYGRRTGRREEDDTFPRSVAAEQGLDYDLGSETKGQDWREEQLPKLLPRLWKKFGGN; translated from the coding sequence ATGACTAACTCTGAATTCTGGCAGCTGCTGGATGCCTCGAAAGCTGCCGCCGCCGGCAGTCAAACCATCCAGGCGGATTTCTTGTCGGAGCAGCTTGCGGCCTTGGAGCCCGAGCAGATTATTGAATTTGAGCGACGCCTGCGCGAAAATCTGCGCGAAGCCGACGACTATAGCATCATGGCGGCTTTGAAGATTCTGGACGGCTACGTGATGGATGACTCTTATCTGTACTTCCGCTGCTGGCTGATAGGGCAGGGGCAAGCAGTGTTTCAAAACGCTCTGCGGGATGCCGACAGCCTGGCCCAGGTGGTCCAAGAGGCCTACCAGGAGTTTGAAAACCTGCTCTACGTGGCAACGGAGGCCTACGGGCGGCGCACCGGGCGCCGGGAAGAAGATGATACCTTTCCCAGAAGCGTGGCGGCCGAACAAGGCTTAGACTACGACCTTGGCTCCGAAACCAAGGGCCAAGACTGGCGGGAAGAGCAGCTGCCCAAGCTACTGCCGCGGCTGTGGAAGAAGTTTGGGGGTAATTAG
- a CDS encoding TolC family protein → MLGTLGGLLLTLPTVAQTAAPLSLPQVIEQALAQSSVAKQAATNRETSYWQYRTYLSNYRPQLGLQGTVPGYRREISPVVQPDGTTGFRAIRTHNANLGVALTQNIGPTGGQIYLSSSVQRFDDFNRDDRTYRNQPFGIGLTQPIGGYNNLRWARKIEPLRYQESGRQYVEERENIAQRITELYFDVLLQQVNADVARQNAQANAEMLRLGKERFQLGRLSQSDLLLLQLNLLNSRKALGQALLDAQTAAVDLQSYTGLSAEALQLTVPEPTTILAIDPAQALEQARQNRRETLAFRRRLLQAESEVALAKGTTGLQASLVANLGYVNSTQNFWSTYNTLQSQNQLSLTFSMPIVDWGRQKSIVKTAELTRQQVQQTVAQEQSTFEQSVVTQAAQLSSLHEQLELSAQADSLAQQRYDIARATYQVGRISLTDLNIALAEKDQAKRAYIAALRACWVAHYRLRALTLYDFALQQPLHTEGVK, encoded by the coding sequence ATGCTGGGCACTCTCGGCGGTCTGCTGCTGACTTTGCCCACCGTGGCCCAAACCGCCGCGCCCCTGAGCCTGCCCCAGGTTATTGAGCAGGCCCTGGCCCAGTCGTCGGTGGCCAAGCAGGCCGCTACCAACCGCGAAACCAGCTACTGGCAGTACCGCACCTATCTTTCCAACTACCGGCCGCAACTGGGCCTGCAGGGCACGGTACCCGGTTACCGGCGGGAGATTTCGCCGGTGGTGCAGCCCGATGGCACCACGGGCTTTCGGGCCATCCGGACCCACAACGCCAACTTGGGCGTCGCCCTGACCCAGAACATTGGTCCTACCGGGGGCCAGATTTACCTCAGCTCCTCGGTGCAGCGCTTCGACGACTTCAACCGCGACGACCGGACCTACCGCAACCAGCCCTTCGGTATCGGGCTCACCCAGCCTATCGGCGGGTACAACAACCTGCGCTGGGCCCGCAAGATCGAGCCGCTGCGCTACCAGGAATCGGGGCGGCAGTATGTGGAGGAGCGCGAGAATATTGCTCAGCGCATCACGGAGCTGTATTTTGACGTGCTGCTCCAGCAGGTAAATGCCGACGTGGCCCGCCAGAACGCCCAGGCCAACGCCGAAATGCTACGTTTGGGCAAGGAGCGGTTCCAGCTCGGCCGTCTTTCCCAGAGCGACCTGCTACTGCTCCAACTTAACCTGCTTAACTCCCGCAAAGCTCTCGGCCAGGCCCTGCTCGACGCTCAGACGGCCGCCGTCGACCTGCAAAGCTACACTGGCCTCTCGGCCGAAGCCCTGCAGCTGACCGTGCCCGAGCCCACGACCATACTTGCTATTGACCCCGCGCAGGCACTGGAGCAAGCCCGCCAGAACCGACGGGAAACCCTGGCGTTTCGCCGCCGCCTACTGCAGGCCGAAAGTGAGGTGGCTTTGGCCAAAGGCACCACCGGTTTGCAAGCCAGCCTGGTGGCCAACCTGGGCTACGTGAACAGCACCCAGAATTTCTGGTCGACCTATAACACCCTGCAAAGCCAGAATCAGCTGAGTCTGACGTTTTCCATGCCCATCGTGGACTGGGGCCGGCAAAAGTCCATCGTCAAAACGGCCGAGTTGACCCGTCAGCAGGTGCAGCAAACCGTGGCCCAGGAGCAGAGCACCTTCGAGCAGAGCGTGGTAACCCAGGCCGCCCAGCTCAGCAGCCTGCACGAGCAGCTGGAGCTGTCGGCCCAGGCCGATTCCCTGGCCCAGCAGCGCTACGACATTGCCCGCGCCACCTACCAGGTGGGCCGCATCAGCCTCACCGACCTGAACATTGCCCTGGCCGAAAAAGACCAGGCCAAGCGGGCCTACATTGCCGCCCTGCGCGCCTGCTGGGTGGCGCACTACCGCCTCCGCGCCCTCACTCTCTACGACTTCGCGCTACAGCAGCCACTGCATACTGAAGGGGTGAAATAG
- a CDS encoding PID-CTERM protein-sorting domain-containing protein: MTNVLIRRIALTGVLLVGMSQLPALAQGPGNGGPQPGATTAPIDGGASLLLAGGVALALRRLRRK, from the coding sequence ATGACTAATGTTTTGATTCGTCGCATTGCCCTGACGGGGGTATTATTGGTAGGCATGAGCCAATTGCCAGCCTTGGCCCAGGGCCCTGGTAATGGCGGCCCCCAACCGGGCGCTACCACCGCTCCTATTGATGGGGGAGCCAGCCTACTGCTGGCTGGTGGCGTGGCTTTGGCTTTGCGACGCCTGCGCCGTAAGTAG
- a CDS encoding nicotinate phosphoribosyltransferase — MPNSQENTPLSGLYSSSLSLVTDLYQLTMSYGYWKQGLQDREAVFHLYFRKPPFAGGYAVCAGLAYAADWLQNLRFSAEDLGYLAGLRGSKGVALFPQEFLDYLRDLRFTCDVDAIAEGTVVFANEPLMRIKGPLLQVQLLETALLTLVNFQTLIATKAARIREVAGDDQVLEFGLRRAQGFDGGLGASRAAYLGGVDGTSNVLAGLRFGIPVRGTHAHSWVMSFDEEEAAFEAYAAAFPDDSVFLVDTYDTLEGVRRAISVARRMREKGHELGGIRLDSGDLAYLSREARALLNEAGFPKTRIVASNDLDENLIVSLKQQGAQIDTWGIGTKLVTAYDQPALGGVYKLAALRKPDDSGWEYTVKISEQLAKTSIPGILQVRRYETEKGQPRADMLYNSAEPLPEDLTIVDPVDPTRRRPIRSTQFRELLEPVFRNGELVAELPTLQESRARAQREVQSLDPSIRRFLNPHVYPVGLEESLNTFRTNLILEKRPQRPA, encoded by the coding sequence ATGCCTAACTCCCAGGAAAACACGCCCCTTTCCGGCCTTTACTCCTCCTCGCTCAGCCTCGTCACCGACCTCTACCAGCTCACGATGAGCTACGGCTACTGGAAACAAGGTTTGCAAGACCGGGAAGCCGTATTCCACCTCTATTTCCGCAAGCCGCCCTTCGCTGGCGGCTACGCTGTGTGCGCCGGCCTGGCCTACGCCGCCGACTGGCTGCAAAACCTGCGCTTTTCCGCCGAAGACCTGGGCTACCTGGCCGGCCTGCGCGGCTCCAAAGGCGTGGCCCTTTTTCCCCAGGAGTTCCTGGATTACCTGCGCGACCTGCGTTTTACCTGCGATGTCGACGCTATTGCCGAGGGTACCGTGGTGTTTGCCAACGAGCCGCTGATGCGCATCAAGGGCCCGCTTCTACAAGTACAATTGCTGGAAACGGCCCTGCTTACCCTCGTCAACTTCCAGACCCTGATTGCCACCAAGGCCGCCCGCATCCGCGAAGTAGCCGGCGACGACCAGGTGCTGGAATTCGGCCTGCGCCGGGCCCAGGGCTTCGACGGCGGCCTGGGAGCCAGCCGGGCGGCCTACCTGGGCGGCGTCGATGGTACTTCCAACGTGCTGGCCGGCCTGCGCTTCGGCATTCCGGTGCGCGGCACCCACGCCCACAGCTGGGTCATGTCGTTCGACGAAGAGGAAGCCGCGTTTGAAGCCTACGCCGCCGCTTTCCCCGACGACTCCGTGTTCCTGGTAGACACCTACGACACGCTGGAAGGCGTGCGGCGGGCCATCAGCGTGGCGCGGCGCATGCGCGAAAAAGGCCACGAGCTGGGCGGCATCCGCCTCGACTCCGGTGACCTAGCCTACTTGAGCCGCGAGGCCCGGGCCTTGCTCAACGAGGCCGGCTTTCCCAAAACCCGCATCGTGGCCAGCAACGACCTCGACGAAAACCTCATCGTCAGCCTTAAGCAGCAAGGCGCCCAGATTGACACCTGGGGCATTGGCACCAAGCTGGTCACGGCCTACGACCAGCCGGCCCTGGGCGGCGTCTACAAGCTGGCGGCCCTGCGCAAGCCGGATGATTCGGGATGGGAGTACACCGTCAAAATCTCCGAGCAACTGGCCAAAACCAGCATTCCGGGCATTCTGCAGGTGCGGCGCTACGAAACCGAGAAAGGCCAGCCCCGCGCCGACATGCTCTACAACTCGGCCGAGCCCCTGCCCGAGGACCTCACCATCGTGGACCCCGTGGACCCCACGCGCCGCCGCCCCATCCGCAGCACCCAGTTCCGGGAGCTGTTGGAGCCCGTGTTCCGCAACGGCGAGCTGGTGGCCGAGCTGCCCACCCTGCAGGAAAGCCGGGCCCGGGCCCAGCGCGAAGTGCAAAGCCTGGACCCCAGCATCCGGCGCTTCCTCAACCCCCACGTCTACCCCGTGGGCCTGGAAGAAAGCCTGAACACCTTCCGCACCAACCTGATTCTGGAGAAACGACCCCAGCGGCCGGCGTAG
- a CDS encoding YybH family protein, which yields MPTTATSIRDEIRRANDTFETSFEQGDAAAIANLFTTAGVLLPAGMEPIEGLSGIQAFWQGAMEMGVKQVRLQTRDIEELEDTAIELGTYTLFDGNHQPMDQGKYLVVWKEQQGHWKLHQDIWNTSLAAPGRKAA from the coding sequence ATGCCCACCACAGCCACGAGTATCCGCGACGAAATCCGGCGCGCCAACGACACCTTCGAAACCAGCTTCGAACAGGGCGACGCGGCCGCCATTGCCAACCTGTTTACCACGGCGGGCGTGCTGCTGCCCGCGGGCATGGAGCCCATTGAAGGCCTTTCGGGCATTCAGGCATTCTGGCAAGGTGCCATGGAAATGGGCGTCAAGCAGGTGCGCCTCCAAACCCGCGACATTGAGGAGCTGGAAGACACGGCCATTGAGCTGGGTACCTACACCCTTTTCGACGGCAACCACCAGCCGATGGACCAGGGCAAGTACCTAGTCGTCTGGAAAGAGCAGCAGGGCCACTGGAAGCTTCACCAGGATATCTGGAACACCAGTCTGGCTGCTCCCGGCCGCAAAGCCGCGTAA
- a CDS encoding RNA polymerase sigma factor, translating to MRLSSLSALSETDLVAECRRGNPRAQKVLYDRLAPGMLAVCLRYLRRQEEAEEALVLGFVKVFRALEQYRHEGSFRGWVRRIMINEALGQLRRRQPLHLDIDECHDGVATIGAAAESNLETADLLRLIQDLPAGYRTIFNLYAVEGYNHPEIAALLGISEGTSKSQLSKARALLQRRLATLHHYSSFQPQSYAA from the coding sequence ATGCGGCTCTCTTCCTTATCCGCTCTTTCCGAAACCGACCTGGTGGCCGAGTGCCGCCGCGGTAATCCCCGGGCCCAGAAGGTGCTCTACGACCGGCTGGCCCCCGGCATGCTGGCCGTGTGCCTGCGCTACCTGCGCCGCCAGGAAGAAGCCGAAGAAGCTCTGGTGCTCGGGTTTGTGAAAGTGTTTCGGGCCCTGGAGCAGTACCGCCACGAAGGCAGCTTCCGGGGCTGGGTGCGCCGCATCATGATCAACGAGGCCCTGGGCCAGCTGCGCCGCCGGCAACCCCTGCACCTCGACATCGACGAGTGCCACGACGGGGTAGCCACCATCGGAGCCGCGGCCGAAAGCAACCTGGAAACGGCCGACCTGCTGCGCCTGATTCAGGACCTGCCCGCCGGCTACCGCACCATATTCAACCTCTACGCGGTGGAGGGCTACAACCACCCCGAAATTGCCGCGCTGCTGGGCATTTCGGAGGGCACTTCCAAATCGCAGCTCAGCAAAGCCCGCGCCCTGCTGCAGCGGCGGCTGGCCACGCTTCACCACTACTCTTCTTTTCAGCCTCAGTCTTATGCTGCTTAG